One genomic region from Candidatus Neomarinimicrobiota bacterium encodes:
- a CDS encoding glycosyltransferase family 2 protein produces the protein MELIIVDNGYDNTSDVISKYINEHKEIIKYYKVNNLTLGEVRNFGVQKAKYNIIGQLDSDDILIDDPVVEIFDQFKSTHAALIIGTYRIATRDLDSGELTISDQIVDHDEFLVHYNNPLLQFCIPGYGAPRYFRKEVFNKVGFPTFKLWRRYYLY, from the coding sequence TAACACTTCCGATGTTATATCAAAATATATAAATGAACACAAGGAAATAATAAAGTACTATAAAGTTAACAATTTAACTCTCGGAGAAGTCAGAAATTTTGGAGTACAGAAAGCAAAGTATAATATCATTGGTCAGCTTGATTCCGACGATATTTTAATAGATGACCCAGTAGTTGAGATTTTTGACCAATTTAAAAGTACACATGCTGCACTAATAATTGGAACATATAGGATTGCAACAAGAGATTTAGATTCAGGTGAACTAACCATATCCGATCAGATTGTAGACCATGATGAATTCTTAGTTCATTACAACAATCCTTTGTTACAATTCTGTATACCAGGTTATGGGGCACCAAGGTATTTTAGAAAAGAAGTTTTCAATAAGGTTGGTTTTCCCACCTTTAAATTATGGAGAAGATACTATCTTTATTGA
- a CDS encoding DUF4922 domain-containing protein — translation MTENKNFISVDELRPYLKESNNVLDYNNLVKALIKHQEDLLNGFELLIKNLKTLDKCQIQKIKIGSIVLNVMLNPVRKNSLLSSGFKDRLEKAQCKLCNLYPNQRGLPIINGKYIIRINPMMVTRGDLTIATTEHYPQVIKGKFADMVYIAKTLSDFSIFYNGLLAGASNPHFHFQAGFKNMLPGEMQIENFLNNIEKYKVEKIIAKSNIQVLYIPDFLRKNIIVTSTSEDELTEFFDFFNNDFLDISKNIKNLNGVPDFGEYIDSIKMNELEGRMNLLLK, via the coding sequence ATGACAGAAAATAAAAATTTTATCTCAGTAGATGAACTGAGACCATATCTCAAAGAATCTAACAACGTACTTGACTATAATAATCTGGTCAAAGCTTTAATCAAGCATCAGGAAGATTTATTAAATGGCTTTGAATTGTTAATAAAAAACTTAAAAACCCTGGACAAATGTCAGATACAAAAAATAAAAATAGGTTCTATTGTACTAAACGTTATGCTAAATCCAGTGAGGAAAAATAGCTTACTGAGTAGTGGTTTTAAAGACAGGTTAGAAAAAGCCCAATGTAAGCTGTGTAATCTTTATCCAAATCAAAGAGGACTTCCAATTATTAACGGTAAATATATAATACGAATAAATCCCATGATGGTAACAAGAGGAGATTTGACTATAGCAACTACAGAACACTATCCACAAGTAATAAAAGGAAAATTTGCAGATATGGTTTATATTGCAAAAACGTTATCTGATTTTTCGATATTCTACAATGGACTATTGGCTGGGGCCTCCAATCCGCACTTTCATTTTCAGGCTGGCTTTAAAAATATGCTACCCGGGGAAATGCAAATTGAAAACTTTTTAAATAATATTGAAAAATATAAGGTGGAGAAAATAATAGCAAAATCTAACATTCAAGTGCTATACATTCCTGATTTTTTAAGAAAAAATATTATCGTTACCTCAACCAGCGAAGATGAATTGACCGAATTTTTTGATTTTTTTAATAATGACTTTCTTGATATAAGTAAAAATATTAAAAATTTAAACGGCGTTCCGGATTTTGGAGAATATATCGATTCTATAAAAATGAATGAATTGGAAGGCAGAATGAATTTACTATTGAAATAG